TTTGACACATTAGGCCCCATCTTTAACCAGAAAAAAGTTCCATCTAGATTCAACCACCAGtgatcacaaaaaaaaaaaaaaaaaaaaaaaaaaaacacacacacacacacagaaaCTAATAGAACTAACAAACCtacaagagagaaaaaagatatcCAAATCAAATACCATTAACTTCAATATGAACTCTAATCGCACAAAACGAGAATCTCAAACCTTAAGATAATAAGCCTTGCGAATCTCCTCCTCCGAAGCTGATGGACTCACACCAAGAACATCATAATATTCAGTTTCCTTCACCATTCTTGATCATGTGTTTGAAGATGAGCACGCTTCTCTGGTGAGGAGCACTCACAAATCTTAATCGGTTAAAGTGAAAAGATGAAAAGGGAGAGAATAAGAAAAAGTTTAAGTCcgtgagagagagaaaattccCATTTTTTTCCAGCCCCGGGACCTTCACTTGCCTTTCCAGTTCTTCACACTAATAAACAAATACCTCAAAAAACTTTTCGCGGGAGAAAAACAGTTTTTTAACTGTCACAATAGTGGTGCTGATCATACGGTACAGaactaattatatttgaattgctTTTCAGGTTTGGGCCTGCTGTGGGCTTtgtcatcaaaatttgggtgggcGTTTTGAAGCTGAGATCATATGGGCTTGATTTTCAGCTCATTCCCAAGTCCAAAAGTAAATGGCGGAAATGATTAAACATGGGTCCCTTTATCAAAGTGTTTTCACAAAAAGGTCCTACCGGGAGTCGAACCCAGGTCGCTGGATTCAAAGTCCAGAGTGCTAACCACTACACCATAGAACCAGATGGGATGTTTGCTCCAATTGTTAAATCCAGCTATATTGGTATTTAAGATTGAAATCACTGAAACATTCAGTCATTGACAACTGTAGCAAGCGGTTGAGTGAGCTTaccagaaaaataaaataaaatgcaaataaaaataataaaaaaatgtgtcattataatactaaattaaaaaaaatacttctaatgatattataataaatcatttattaataaaattatgtgtataaacaattagtataattttgtatacaaacgataatatatcactatataattaaatgatttaaaaataaaaaataaaataacatttaatcatattttttgtgCTCATTGTTTGttattctctctctttctcgaAGTTAAACTTTTTCCTTATTCTGATTAAATTTGTGGGAGAGAATAAgaatttaaatgttaaaaatgattaaaaatgtATGATAGTTTGATATTAATACTCATAagttttataattgaatttattttatatgtacaatttattttgtttttatataatataatcataaatttcCTTGCTATAAATGAGAtcttgtaaataaaattttagaggctTTCTCCTCATTTCAATTaagttaaaaagtttataattaaaaattattaattttaaaattttaaaaataaatatgtagaCAGGCAGACCACGTACTCAAGCCTGTATGCCGATCCACATAAGGCCCACGGATACTTAGTCCGGATAACCCTGACCGTGTCTTGGTCCTTGTTATATCGCATGCCAACACGGACCGAAAAGCCCACCATTTGGCAGGCCATGCCTAAGGCCTTATAGATGATAAAATATACAATCCTGGGCACAATTTTTGAATGCGTTCGGAATCTGGAAAACGGGTACCCTGCTGACTGCTGTGTTTATTTCGAAGTCCAGAAAATGAAACCTACATGATCTTGAAATTTTGGCTAATCTTATTATAAAGAAGCCAAAACTAGGAAGAGTCTCTTGAGGTTTACTGAGATGATGACTCGTggaataaaatataagataaaccATGATTAAATAGGGAGTTCTAGCATTTCtggaagaaaaattgttttgtCTGACACACGTTTTGGACTGTGGATTCATGAACTGCAAGTTGACATGCCCAGACATGAAGCAGAAGTGCCCAAAGCGTGTGAACCCACATGTACAGAAATTTTGTAACACAAATCTATTTATGGATTCATTACAACACGAACATGAACCATTGAAATTGGATTATTGTAAGAAAATTAACCATTGCATCAACAACAAGAACCACTTGAAGCATCAGATTCCGGGGGATTTTGTGTGAAGATGTTCTTTTTCACATCACTTGACCCTTCAGCTAGGAGACTTGGTGTATCCAAGATCTGCCAAATACACATTAATCATCAAATGCCAAGTTTAAAGTTTCAAACTATTTGTCCCGTGCACCATGAATCTCAAGGCTCACCAATAGAATGCATCAAGAGTAAGTGAATTAGAGATGATATTGATAGAATTGATCATGTGTTTTTGTATGCAGCTTCCTTTCATAAATATATTGGAATTATTCATCAAGAACATTATGAATTTCCTATCAGGTTCCACCACAATAAGTGTAATGTTGTtttctttcatataaatattaacaatcGTTGAAATTACGATAAGTTTAATCAGATAAATGTaagtataatttgataaaaactcACAGATACCAGTATTGCTCTTAAGGAAGAGATCCTCGCCACACTAGAGTCACAGACATTCAAGCACTAGGATACTGTGCAAACTACTTATCTAAATCTGTTGATGAAGCAGAGACCTTATCCAGATCAGTGGTTTCGGCTACcatatcattatatttttaatcaacaGAGTAGTCAGTATTTAATCATGACACTGGCCATTGTTGCAATCTATTATTATGACCTACGACAATCAGAAAATTATATAGACCCTTGAAAGCTACGTAAGGGGATAGCACAGCATGTAAAGCATCAAacaatttaatattcaattgtGTTTATTATAAACAGAGAACAtcatattgaattaaatgcaaaaAGTTGAAGACAATAATAACAAGGTAGGAAATGTAACATCATATGTACCTTTAAAACAAGCTCCTCAAAGCATTGCTCAACATTGACTCGAGTTTTTGCACTACACTCAAGAAAAAGACAGCCATATTCCCTAGCAAAGTCCATTCCCTCTTTTTTGGTGACAACTCTTTCACTTTCCTGCAGAAGATGACTTGTACATGAAGGATAGCATTGAGTGGTGCAAACATAATGATGGATTCaagaaacaaaattagaaaCATCTAATCTGAAACTAATAGGAACCCGAGACAGAGAAGTATCAGTGAACTTTGGGACTAAATTACTAGCAAAGGATGCCTGAACATTCAGCAAACTGGAAGGAAAGATAGAACAATGCAAGTTCTTGAAGGTATACCTTGTCAACTTTGTTTCCAACAAGCATTTTGATGCAATCTTGATTTGTTGAGTACAAATCAATTTCTTTCGCCCAAATTTCGGATAAATTTGTAAAGGTATCTCGCCGTGTCACATCATACACTGTAGTGATCACAAAAAGTTATACAGACAAGATGACCTCTAagtagaaaaaatgataaaatatggAAAAGAAAATCCAAACAAACCTGACAGttcagaaaataaaacaaaacagaacTCATTTTTCAAACAGATTGGAATCAGAAAACATCTATACTATTTAGTTGACCCCTCCCACTGAGAGTCCAACTCAAGGTTCTTATATCAGCAAAGAAGAGTATAGTACCCGAAGAACTGTAGATATAATTTTACACACAGAGTTATAACTGAGAAATACATCAGatcataaatagaaaataagacATATCCAGTATCATTATCACAAATAAAGGTGAACTGGTTTCTTACATCAatatatttgaacaaaaataataacaGATGAACAAGTATGATAGTTACAAAGCAAGTAAactttaataatgaattatataaatctACATACCCATAATTATCCCTTGAGCTCCTCTATAATATGAACTAGTTAGTGTTCTAAATCTCTCCTGTCCAGCTGCACCAAAACAAATCAGCGACATTTAATATCTACAAAAGCAATTCTGTTTGTCACTTATGAAAATGCTATGAACATAGTCAATTCTAACAACttgatttacatatatatatatatatccaaattgaaatttaagtatttaaaaacaCCTGTAGTAAATGAATCGTTGCACTAAAAATCACCAGTCTGAATGAATCGtctcataattaaaaaagaaatgcaCTTCCAGAATAATGGATAACTTTGGCCACAGCACAGGGGGTTTAATTTCTGTTCAGACTCACTGTTCCTTCTCTTAAAAAGTTAAAGGATTTTGATCCCAAGTCTATCTCACACTGACATGTGCCTTTACCAGCTAAAAAAATAACTAGCATTCACAACCTCCAAGGATTTTCCattaaaatgaaattcttaccttctCAGAAATACCATGTTTATTTAAGgtgaaaaaaagaaacagataACTGTTgccataatttattatgaatcaATCTAGCCTCTAATTTAACCAATTGTATGATAATCTTGGTCAATT
This is a stretch of genomic DNA from Mangifera indica cultivar Alphonso chromosome 11, CATAS_Mindica_2.1, whole genome shotgun sequence. It encodes these proteins:
- the LOC123228684 gene encoding ras-related protein RABC1, yielding MASAANQQEFDYMFKLLLIGDSGVGKSTLLLSFTSNTFEELTPTIGVDFKIKYVTLGGKKLKLAIWDTAGQERFRTLTSSYYRGAQGIIMVYDVTRRDTFTNLSEIWAKEIDLYSTNQDCIKMLVGNKVDKESERVVTKKEGMDFAREYGCLFLECSAKTRVNVEQCFEELVLKILDTPSLLAEGSSDVKKNIFTQNPPESDASSGSCC